From the genome of Gemmatimonadaceae bacterium:
CGCTGCCGCGAGCGCGCCCACGGCAAAAAGCAGGGAATCACCCGGAAGGATCGGCGTCACTACCAGACCGGTCTCCGCGAAGATGATCAGGGCGAGGAGCACGTAGGTCCACGGACCCGCCCACTCCACCAGGGTGACGAGGTGGGCGTCGAGGTGCAGGACGTACTCGAGCGCGGTGCGGATCAGCTCCATGGGGTCGCTGGACTGGTGTTGAGTTGCTCCCAGGCCAGGACTCGGTCTGGGCGACGAGCTTCACGTGGACACGACCGCAAACGATCCCGGGACGCGCCGTGGACGCAGCCGGGCGCTCGGCCGGTCACGTCGACCGACGATTGCCTGGCCCTACGCCGGCGTACCAAGCAAGCGCAGTGCCGCTCGCACCGCGCCACGAACCGGAACCACATGGTCGTCACGGACCGTGGCTCCCGGTGTCGCGACCTTGAGGCGCGAGACCAATCGCTTGCGGAGCAGAGTCCCTTTGGCCAGGAGGCCTCCACTGAGCGCCAGCGACATGGCGGCCCGTTCGTCCACGAACAGCTGGCGCGCGAGTGTACGGGCGTGCAGAGCGAGTTCCTCGACGGCGAGCGTCATGAGAGAGTTCGCCCGCAGGTCGCCCTGTTGCGCCACCGACATCACCACGGGCGCGAGGGTCGCGAGGTCCGCTGGGGTCGCCCCGGCAGCCCATGGGATGAGGTCGGCCACCTCGTTGACCTCGAGGGCGGTGAGGACGGCGCCCGTCAGCGCGGTCTCGGGCTCACGGCCGTCGTGCGCTGCGGTCACGATGGAGAGGGCACGACGACCGATCCACTGGCCGCTGCCTTCGTCGCCACAGTTCGGCCCCCAGCCGCCACACCTCGCAAAGGCGCCAGTCGGGCCGCGGCCGTAGGCCACCGAACCCGTCCCCGAGATTACCAGCAGGCCCGGGCCGTCGCCAAAGGCGTCGTCGAGGCCGATCATCGCGTCGGCACACACGAGGACGTCGACCGCCACCTGGCGCGCGACCAGCGCCTGCCACATGGCCTCGCGCTCGCTCTCCCGACCAGCTCCCGCCAGGCCGGCGCAGAGCGCCTTTGGGGTCGCATGCCCCATTTCGCACGCGACCAGCGCCTCCTTCACCGCGGCGGCAATCACGTCGGCAGCGCTGTCGGTCTCGCCTGGTCGCGCCGCCGAGCCTTTCGCGGTCTCGATCGTGACGATCTCCTTTCCGGTCTCATCCGCGACTTGCACCCGGGTCCGAGAGCCGCCGCCGTCCACGCCAATGACGATGTCGCTCACGCCACCTTCCGGACCGGGGCCGAGGACTCGCTTCGATCCGGCGATACGGGCGCGGGATGAGTAAACGACGAAAGCATGCCGACGATGACGGTGATGGACGTTCCGATGAGCACGTACCAGGGCCACGCGATGCGCGCGAACGGGCCCAGGGTTTGAGCGAGCGAAGGGTAAGCGGTCGAGATCTGCCGTGCAAACACCACGAAGGACATGGCCGCGATCCCCACCACGAGGCCCGTGATGGCGTCGCGCTGCGTGGCTCGGCGCCAGAAGTTGCCGAGAAAGAACGTGCCGAGCAGGCCGCCGTAGGTGAACGACGCAATGCCGAGCGCCACCACGACCACCGGCGTGCCCTGCTCCTTGAACAGCAGCGCGCCGCCGGTGAGCACGACGCCCCAGAACAGCGCGAAGAGCTTGCCGGCCTTGAGCGTCTCCGGATCGCTGGCCTTGCGGCGCGAGAGCGGGAGGTAGATGTCGTGCGTCGTGGCGGCGGCGAGTGAGTTGATCGCCCCCGAATGGGTGCTCATCGTCGCCGCGACGATGGCTGCAATGAGGAGCCCAACGAGCCCCGGCGGCATCCGTTCGATGATGAACGTCGGGAAGATCGCGTCGGGAGCCGAGAACTCCCGGCCACCGTACAACACGAAGAGCCCGATCCCGATGAAGAGGAACAAGGTGAACTGCAGGAACACGGTGATGCCGCTGCCGATGATCGCACGCTGCGCGTCCTTCAGGCTCTTCGACGACAGCAGGCGCTGCACGATGAGCTGGTCGGCCCCGTGCGAAGCCATCGCCAGGAATGCGCCACCGATCAAGCCGGCAAAGACCGTGTGCGGCCGATCCATTCCGGTGGAGAAGTCGAGCAGTTGCAGCTTGCCCTGCGCACCCGCCCGTTCCATGATGGCGCCCCAGCCGCCATCCACCGCGCCGCCGATCAGGACGATCGCCGAAAGCCCACCCAGGATGTACACCGTGGCCTGCACGATCTCGGTCCACACGACGGCCTTCATGCCGCCGCGGTAGGTGTAGATCACGGTCAGCACACCGAGGATGACGATGGCGGCGGGCATCACCGTGGCGCGCGATGCCTCGTCGCCGAGAATCAGCGCCACCGGAATCGCCGTGGCGAACACGCGCACGGCATCGGCCAGCGCGCGCGTGAACATGAAGACGATCGATGTGAGTCGGCGCGTTGCCAGGCCAAAGCGCTTCTCGAGGAGCGC
Proteins encoded in this window:
- a CDS encoding sodium:solute symporter, whose product is MQLRFTLLDGLVLLAYLAGTTALGMWVGRRQADAKDYFVADRAIPWWAVMFSIVATETSALTFISIPGLAYTGNLGFLQVAAGYIIGRIVVAYALLPRYYQGEIVTAYALLEKRFGLATRRLTSIVFMFTRALADAVRVFATAIPVALILGDEASRATVMPAAIVILGVLTVIYTYRGGMKAVVWTEIVQATVYILGGLSAIVLIGGAVDGGWGAIMERAGAQGKLQLLDFSTGMDRPHTVFAGLIGGAFLAMASHGADQLIVQRLLSSKSLKDAQRAIIGSGITVFLQFTLFLFIGIGLFVLYGGREFSAPDAIFPTFIIERMPPGLVGLLIAAIVAATMSTHSGAINSLAAATTHDIYLPLSRRKASDPETLKAGKLFALFWGVVLTGGALLFKEQGTPVVVVALGIASFTYGGLLGTFFLGNFWRRATQRDAITGLVVGIAAMSFVVFARQISTAYPSLAQTLGPFARIAWPWYVLIGTSITVIVGMLSSFTHPAPVSPDRSESSAPVRKVA